The Gemella haemolysans genome includes a region encoding these proteins:
- a CDS encoding transglycosylase domain-containing protein, producing MKTLFKYISSIFFSICLVLFFVVMILFARELRDVPDITQANLQDPLSSEIYDKNLNLIATVGAEKREYVSLEDIPKNITDAVLSTEDTRFYSHLGIDPIRLIKAVLVNIRSNSAQQGASTITQQVVKNSLLTSDKSLQRKIQEAYLSLKLENKYSKKDILEMYMNKIYYSDGQYGVKTAAKYFYNKELDQLTLPQVALLTGMPQQPILYNPYDYPEQAKERRDTVLYALLSNGKISEDEYNSAVNTPITEGIVSKTKEERANQHTYNPKFAAYIDQITKELKENKNFENVKDPLSMGLKIYTNLNPELQMYVQDMLDNQSYPMTPHASQAAISVLDTKSGLIEAIGGGKNYKAGGYNFAVDARVQPGSSIKPLIDYAPGIEYYGWDPQTTFSDTPYKIAGTNFYIQNWDRIYHGTVPMTRAVAWSYNIPAVRAFESVGYERVKHFAEKIGIPVTKDEPTTAIGGNVDGVSTLQMAGAFASFGNKGYYNKPSTIVKVFNANGKELVNIKSEPVKAMSEETAYLMTNVLKGVLTEDGTSPDGKIPNFDMAGKSGSSTFDDNAYYNYGIDVANSTKDSWMIGYTTDYTVAVWQGADVVDSASKALSYLQAKTTQVIMANVLKKASDNKVPAAFEKPAGIESKNGVEYAKERNKETDYMYAGSDRDAVYQAALAQKQRENRSALTSVFNSLTNSATRATTNQGTSNSSATSQANSRASANTTRAAQNNRRR from the coding sequence ATGAAAACTTTGTTTAAATATATAAGTTCAATCTTTTTTTCTATCTGCTTAGTATTATTCTTTGTTGTTATGATACTGTTTGCACGTGAATTAAGAGATGTTCCTGATATTACTCAGGCTAACTTACAAGATCCTTTATCATCGGAAATTTATGATAAAAATCTTAATTTAATTGCTACTGTTGGAGCTGAAAAAAGAGAATATGTATCATTAGAAGATATTCCTAAAAATATAACTGATGCGGTTCTTTCAACAGAGGATACAAGATTTTATTCTCACCTTGGGATTGATCCTATTCGTCTTATCAAAGCAGTTCTTGTTAACATACGTTCTAATTCTGCTCAACAAGGTGCCAGTACAATTACACAACAAGTAGTAAAAAATTCATTACTTACATCAGATAAATCGTTACAACGTAAAATTCAAGAAGCATACTTATCTTTAAAATTAGAAAATAAATACTCTAAAAAAGATATATTGGAAATGTACATGAATAAAATATATTACTCTGATGGCCAATACGGTGTAAAAACAGCTGCCAAATATTTCTATAATAAAGAATTAGATCAGCTAACTTTACCTCAAGTTGCTCTTTTAACTGGTATGCCTCAACAACCAATATTATATAATCCTTACGATTATCCTGAACAAGCTAAAGAACGACGTGATACTGTATTATATGCACTTTTAAGTAATGGAAAAATCTCAGAAGATGAATACAATAGTGCAGTTAATACACCAATTACTGAAGGTATTGTAAGCAAAACAAAAGAAGAAAGAGCTAATCAACACACTTATAATCCTAAGTTTGCTGCTTACATAGATCAAATTACAAAAGAATTAAAAGAAAATAAAAACTTTGAAAATGTTAAAGATCCATTATCTATGGGATTAAAAATTTATACTAACTTAAATCCCGAATTACAAATGTATGTTCAAGATATGTTAGATAATCAATCTTACCCAATGACACCACACGCTTCTCAAGCAGCTATATCTGTTCTTGATACTAAGTCAGGACTTATTGAAGCTATAGGTGGAGGAAAAAATTATAAAGCTGGTGGTTACAACTTCGCAGTAGACGCACGTGTACAACCCGGTTCTTCAATTAAACCTCTAATCGACTATGCTCCTGGTATAGAGTATTATGGTTGGGATCCACAAACAACATTTTCTGATACACCTTATAAAATTGCTGGAACTAATTTTTATATTCAAAACTGGGATAGAATTTATCATGGAACAGTACCTATGACTCGTGCAGTAGCTTGGTCTTACAATATTCCAGCAGTACGTGCTTTTGAATCTGTTGGATATGAAAGAGTTAAACATTTTGCTGAAAAAATCGGAATTCCTGTTACCAAAGATGAACCGACTACAGCAATAGGTGGTAACGTTGACGGTGTTTCAACTTTACAAATGGCCGGAGCCTTTGCTTCATTCGGTAATAAAGGTTACTATAATAAACCATCTACTATTGTAAAAGTATTTAATGCAAATGGGAAAGAATTAGTAAACATTAAATCCGAACCTGTAAAAGCAATGTCAGAAGAGACAGCTTATCTTATGACAAACGTCTTGAAAGGTGTTTTAACTGAAGACGGAACATCCCCTGATGGTAAAATACCAAACTTTGACATGGCTGGTAAATCTGGTTCTAGTACCTTTGATGACAATGCATATTACAATTACGGAATTGATGTTGCAAATTCAACTAAAGATAGTTGGATGATAGGTTATACAACCGACTATACTGTCGCTGTTTGGCAAGGAGCTGATGTAGTCGACTCAGCATCAAAAGCCCTTTCTTATCTACAAGCAAAAACAACCCAAGTTATAATGGCAAATGTTCTGAAGAAAGCTTCCGATAATAAAGTTCCTGCAGCATTTGAAAAACCAGCAGGAATCGAGTCGAAAAACGGTGTTGAATACGCTAAAGAAAGAAATAAAGAAACCGATTATATGTATGCTGGTAGTGATCGTGATGCTGTTTATCAAGCAGCGCTCGCACAAAAACAACGTGAAAATCGTTCTGCATTAACATCAGTATTTAATTCACTAACAAACTCAGCTACTAGAGCGACTACAAATCAAGGTACATCAAATTCTAGCGCTACATCACAAGCAAATTCAAGAGCGTCTGCTAACACAACTAGAGCTGCCCAAAATAATCGCAGACGATAA
- the recU gene encoding Holliday junction resolvase RecU: protein MFNYPNKKGNFIQKTKYSNRGMELEEDINFANKYYLNNDIAVIHKKPIPIQIVEVNYPSRSSAMITKAFYKTPSTTDYNGLWNGKYIDFEAKETNSATSFSLNNIHDHQIEHMQKILNHGGITFIIVRFKKIDRTFILPFKNFIFFHERANNGGRKSIKLSEFEKSAFELSFNYKIRLDYLNIIKNNESEF, encoded by the coding sequence ATGTTTAATTATCCTAATAAAAAAGGTAATTTTATTCAAAAAACTAAATATTCTAATCGAGGTATGGAACTTGAAGAGGATATAAATTTTGCGAATAAATATTACTTAAATAATGACATAGCCGTAATTCATAAAAAGCCAATTCCTATTCAAATTGTTGAAGTTAATTATCCTAGTAGATCTAGCGCTATGATTACCAAAGCATTCTATAAAACACCTTCTACTACGGATTACAACGGTCTTTGGAATGGAAAATATATTGATTTCGAGGCAAAAGAAACTAATTCAGCCACTTCGTTTTCTCTAAATAATATCCATGATCATCAAATCGAACATATGCAAAAAATTTTAAATCACGGTGGAATAACTTTTATTATAGTTCGTTTTAAAAAAATAGACAGAACTTTTATTTTACCATTTAAAAATTTTATTTTCTTTCATGAGCGAGCTAATAACGGAGGAAGAAAATCTATTAAACTTAGCGAATTTGAAAAATCGGCATTTGAATTATCATTCAACTATAAAATAAGATTAGATTATTTAAATATTATAAAAAATAATGAAAGTGAGTTTTAA
- a CDS encoding proline--tRNA ligase, which produces MRQSRTFIPTTREVPSSAEATSHKLLIKAGMVKQVSAGVYTHLPLATRVIQKIEKVIREEHEKIGAVELLMPILQSDEYWKKSGRWNKMGDELIRVTDRKNAGYALSPTAEEIICQTVSNMVTSYKQLPVNLYQIQTKFRDEIRPRLGLLRCKEFIMKDGYSFHDTPESLRETYKDYYQAYSNIFDRFELKYRAVKADSGNIGGSYTHEFQALAEVGEDTIAYTEESDYAANIETAAVVEQNYTMPTGFEKKERSLLETPNQQTIDDIAAYCGVDVNRAMKALALKADGEFYLVLMRGNDQLNDIKFMKATGTSEVEMATEQEIEEVMGGVVGYMGPFGIKNCKVIGDNAIKYMYNHSCGANKKGFHYINVNPGDYEIDAHYDLRMIEEGDLAEDLSGPIKFAKGIEVGQVFELGKGYSESMDITYLDANGRANHFYMGCYGIGVTRVISAIIEQHSDDKGIIWPKEVAPYQVHLVCVDVKKEEQVKLSEELYAQLTAAGYEVLYDDRAERAGVKFNDADLIGIPLQVVVGKKAGEGIVEVKERKTLEKVDTEVADVLAKVEAFYK; this is translated from the coding sequence ATGAGACAATCAAGAACATTTATTCCAACAACTAGAGAAGTACCATCCTCTGCAGAAGCAACAAGTCACAAGTTGCTTATTAAAGCGGGGATGGTGAAGCAGGTATCTGCAGGAGTTTACACTCATCTTCCCTTAGCTACAAGAGTAATTCAAAAAATTGAAAAAGTTATAAGAGAAGAACATGAAAAAATTGGTGCTGTAGAATTATTAATGCCAATTTTACAATCAGATGAATATTGGAAAAAATCTGGTCGTTGGAACAAAATGGGAGACGAGTTAATTCGTGTTACAGATAGAAAAAATGCTGGGTATGCATTAAGTCCAACGGCTGAAGAAATTATATGTCAAACAGTTAGTAATATGGTAACTTCATATAAACAACTTCCAGTAAACTTATACCAAATTCAAACTAAATTCCGTGATGAAATTCGTCCACGTTTAGGTTTATTACGTTGTAAAGAGTTCATCATGAAAGATGGTTATTCTTTCCACGATACTCCAGAATCTTTAAGAGAAACTTATAAAGATTATTATCAAGCATATAGTAATATTTTTGATAGATTTGAACTTAAATATCGTGCGGTAAAAGCTGACTCTGGAAATATTGGAGGAAGTTATACTCATGAGTTCCAAGCTTTAGCAGAAGTTGGGGAAGATACTATTGCATATACTGAAGAGAGTGATTACGCAGCAAATATTGAAACCGCAGCAGTAGTTGAACAAAACTACACTATGCCAACTGGTTTTGAGAAAAAAGAGCGTAGTTTATTAGAAACTCCAAATCAACAAACTATTGATGATATCGCTGCATACTGTGGTGTTGATGTGAATCGTGCGATGAAAGCATTAGCTTTAAAAGCGGATGGAGAATTCTATTTAGTTCTTATGCGTGGTAACGATCAACTTAACGATATTAAATTCATGAAAGCTACAGGAACTTCTGAAGTAGAAATGGCAACTGAGCAAGAAATTGAAGAAGTTATGGGTGGAGTAGTAGGTTACATGGGACCATTTGGCATTAAAAACTGCAAAGTAATCGGTGATAATGCTATTAAATACATGTACAACCACAGCTGTGGAGCTAACAAAAAAGGATTCCACTATATTAACGTAAATCCAGGAGATTATGAGATTGATGCTCACTATGATCTTCGTATGATTGAAGAAGGAGACTTAGCTGAAGACTTATCAGGACCAATTAAATTTGCTAAAGGTATCGAGGTAGGACAAGTGTTCGAACTTGGTAAAGGATATTCAGAATCTATGGATATTACTTACTTAGATGCTAATGGTCGTGCAAATCACTTCTATATGGGTTGTTATGGAATTGGGGTAACTCGTGTTATTTCAGCAATCATTGAACAACACAGTGATGACAAAGGAATTATCTGGCCTAAAGAAGTAGCTCCATATCAAGTTCACTTAGTGTGTGTAGATGTTAAGAAAGAAGAACAAGTAAAACTTAGTGAAGAATTATACGCTCAATTAACTGCAGCTGGTTATGAAGTTCTTTATGACGACAGAGCAGAACGTGCTGGAGTTAAATTTAACGATGCGGACTTAATCGGTATTCCATTACAAGTAGTTGTAGGTAAAAAAGCTGGTGAAGGAATCGTAGAAGTTAAAGAAAGAAAAACTTTAGAAAAAGTTGATACAGAAGTTGCTGATGTATTAGCTAAAGTAGAAGCATTCTACAAATAA
- a CDS encoding PolC-type DNA polymerase III: MSNKHFSLLVKTLELEERLAGSKLINFSLDNIEKDNKNKIWTFNFSGETLPLVDELTLLIQKLRESFMGDYIVNYRLKTSNIATDEQIKEFWKYIILENFSEISQVLLESILFSEIDVNNNVLTMKIMAPSIWNNFINERKQQIISSYSNIGISIKDIIPNFSKTDVEAVLESQEEKISQEIVKLEEIDKKNAERKPKEPEKKYAAFGGGGGTRYGQEIRDEDIVEIKDVIGYAGDVTIMAQVFGTEEIIHRNGSSQYRLKLTDYSDSIILRLFGNNPNSKFQNKRRNELIDLVKGIKKGQWLKIHGSVSNDPYLRDTIIEPKSIEVAHKDEKKDNYSGKKRIELNTHTKMSQLEGISSAKEYIARAMDWGHEAIAFTDTYGVQAYPEICLSSKGKDIKPIYGLNAFIMDDSITATTNPKNLKLKDATYVVFDVETTGLSAERDRLIEIAAVKVKNGTEIDSFESYINPQRPISELITRLTSITNDDVRDAPLEKEVMTNFYNWLDKDDILVAHNAKFDLGFLDTCFERLGLENKNNASIDTLFVSRAENKEAKRHGLSNLAKLYKVRLVQHHRAIYDTKATAEIFVKMLDQLYELGIEYHNEIDEKIDLELAHKRSRTFPCSILVKNAKGLKDLFRLVSYSCTKYLNSAKPTIPRSLLEQYREDLLIGSGNGDNEVFEELLNSKEAKVENIIDFYDYIEIQPKHHYANFIRNERISDNAELEEILKKLIKLAEKKEKIVVATGDCYYLDEYQHVYRQILRLTVKSNPGAHDLKPMATFLTTDEMLKEFSYLDEQLREEIVIENTHKINDMIELVIPLKDKLYTPNIEGAADEVRNLSYDMAHKIYGEQLPEIVEKRLEKELSSIIGNGFSVVYLISHKLVKKSLDDGYLVGSRGSVGSSLVATMMEITEVNPLAPHYVCPKCKHSEFFLNAEYASGFDLPNKNCPHCDVKMIKDGQDIPFETFLGFNGDKVPDIDLNFSGEYQATAHNFTKEIFGEDYVYRAGTISTVAEKTAYSFTRDYYEKNEVEKRSIDIERIAAGCEGSKRTTGQHPGGILVVPNDMDIFDFTPYQFPADDETSPWRTTHFDFHSIHDNILKFDILGHDDPTMIRKLQDLSGIDPKTIDVSDPEVMGIFSTVEALGVTRDQVDSASGTFGIPEFGTNFVIQMLDDTKPTTYSELVQISGLSHGTDVWLGNAQELIKNGTCELKDVIGCRDDIMVYLIHAGLEEGLSFKIMESVRKGKGLTEDFEKAMIDNNVPEWYIDSCKKIKYMFPKAHACAYVLMALRIAWFKVHQPLTYYCAYYSVRASDFDIITVVKGAETLKAKIKEIKTTDKNELSNKDKDALVSYEIANEMMERGFTFSKVDLEKSASHDYIIEGNTLIPPFSIVPGLGDNVANKIVQAREEKAFLSIEDFSKRGSVSSTVVEYLREMGTLKGLPEKAQLSFFDEL, translated from the coding sequence ATGAGTAATAAACATTTTTCTTTATTGGTTAAAACATTAGAATTAGAAGAAAGATTAGCCGGCTCAAAACTTATTAATTTTTCTTTAGATAATATAGAAAAAGATAATAAAAATAAGATATGGACATTTAATTTCAGTGGTGAAACTTTGCCATTAGTGGATGAATTAACATTACTTATACAAAAATTACGAGAAAGTTTTATGGGTGATTACATAGTTAATTATCGATTAAAAACAAGCAATATTGCAACTGATGAGCAAATAAAAGAATTTTGGAAATATATAATACTAGAGAATTTTTCAGAAATATCTCAAGTTCTATTAGAGAGTATTTTATTTAGTGAAATAGATGTAAACAACAATGTTTTAACTATGAAGATAATGGCTCCATCTATTTGGAATAATTTTATTAATGAGAGAAAACAACAGATAATAAGTAGTTATTCTAACATTGGCATTTCAATTAAAGATATCATTCCTAATTTTTCTAAAACTGATGTAGAAGCGGTGTTAGAAAGTCAGGAAGAGAAAATTTCCCAGGAAATCGTAAAACTAGAAGAAATTGATAAGAAAAATGCGGAGAGAAAACCAAAAGAACCTGAGAAAAAATATGCTGCCTTCGGTGGAGGTGGAGGAACTCGTTATGGTCAAGAAATCCGAGATGAAGATATTGTAGAGATTAAGGATGTTATTGGTTATGCTGGCGATGTAACAATAATGGCTCAAGTTTTTGGAACTGAAGAAATTATTCATAGAAATGGTTCAAGTCAGTACCGCTTAAAACTTACTGACTATAGTGATTCTATTATATTAAGACTATTTGGTAATAATCCTAATTCTAAGTTTCAAAATAAAAGAAGAAATGAACTTATCGATTTAGTAAAAGGAATAAAAAAAGGGCAATGGCTTAAGATTCATGGAAGTGTTAGTAATGATCCATATTTAAGAGATACAATTATAGAACCAAAGTCCATTGAAGTTGCTCACAAAGATGAAAAGAAAGATAATTATAGCGGTAAAAAGAGAATAGAGTTAAATACTCATACAAAAATGAGTCAGCTAGAAGGTATTTCTTCTGCGAAAGAATATATAGCTAGGGCTATGGATTGGGGACATGAAGCTATTGCTTTCACTGATACTTATGGAGTTCAAGCATATCCAGAAATTTGTCTAAGTTCAAAAGGAAAAGATATTAAACCTATTTATGGTCTTAATGCCTTTATTATGGATGATAGTATTACTGCTACAACTAACCCAAAGAATCTTAAATTAAAAGATGCAACTTATGTTGTGTTTGACGTTGAGACTACAGGTCTTTCTGCCGAGCGTGATAGACTAATCGAGATTGCTGCGGTTAAGGTGAAAAATGGAACTGAAATAGATAGTTTTGAAAGTTACATTAATCCTCAAAGACCTATTTCAGAATTAATCACAAGGTTAACTAGTATTACTAATGATGATGTTAGAGATGCCCCATTAGAAAAAGAAGTTATGACTAACTTTTATAATTGGTTAGACAAAGATGATATATTAGTAGCGCACAACGCTAAATTTGACCTTGGGTTCTTAGATACATGTTTTGAGCGCCTAGGTTTAGAGAATAAAAATAATGCTAGTATAGATACGTTATTTGTCTCTCGTGCTGAAAATAAAGAGGCCAAAAGGCATGGTCTTAGTAATTTAGCTAAACTATACAAAGTACGTTTAGTGCAACACCACAGAGCGATTTATGATACTAAAGCTACTGCAGAGATTTTTGTGAAAATGTTAGATCAATTGTATGAACTTGGCATTGAGTATCATAATGAAATTGATGAAAAAATCGATTTAGAACTTGCACATAAACGCTCTAGAACTTTTCCATGTTCAATTTTAGTTAAGAACGCAAAAGGATTGAAAGATTTATTTAGATTGGTGTCTTATAGTTGTACTAAATATTTAAATTCAGCTAAGCCTACAATTCCACGTAGTTTATTAGAACAATATCGTGAAGATTTATTAATCGGTAGTGGTAATGGTGATAATGAAGTATTTGAAGAATTATTAAACTCAAAAGAAGCTAAGGTGGAAAATATAATTGATTTTTATGATTATATAGAGATACAACCTAAACATCATTATGCTAATTTTATAAGAAATGAGAGAATATCAGATAATGCTGAATTAGAAGAAATTCTGAAAAAATTAATAAAATTAGCTGAGAAAAAAGAAAAAATAGTTGTAGCAACAGGAGACTGTTATTATTTGGATGAATATCAACATGTTTATCGACAAATATTAAGACTAACGGTGAAAAGTAATCCTGGAGCACATGACTTAAAACCTATGGCAACATTTCTAACGACAGATGAGATGTTAAAAGAATTCTCTTATCTTGATGAACAATTAAGAGAAGAAATAGTTATAGAAAATACTCATAAAATTAACGATATGATTGAATTAGTAATTCCGTTAAAAGACAAGCTGTATACACCAAATATTGAAGGAGCAGCAGATGAAGTTCGTAATCTAAGTTATGATATGGCTCATAAAATATATGGGGAACAGTTACCAGAAATAGTAGAGAAAAGATTAGAAAAAGAACTTTCATCTATCATCGGTAATGGATTCAGTGTGGTATATTTAATTTCACATAAGCTAGTTAAGAAATCATTAGATGATGGTTATCTTGTAGGATCAAGGGGATCTGTTGGTTCATCATTAGTAGCTACGATGATGGAGATTACAGAGGTTAATCCACTAGCTCCGCATTACGTATGTCCGAAGTGTAAACATAGTGAATTTTTCCTAAATGCAGAATATGCTTCAGGATTCGACCTTCCGAATAAGAATTGTCCTCATTGTGATGTGAAGATGATTAAAGACGGTCAGGATATTCCGTTTGAGACTTTCCTAGGATTTAATGGGGATAAAGTACCCGATATAGATTTAAACTTCTCTGGAGAATATCAAGCTACTGCACATAACTTTACGAAAGAAATTTTTGGAGAAGATTATGTATATCGTGCAGGAACGATTTCGACAGTTGCAGAAAAGACTGCTTATTCATTTACTCGAGATTATTATGAGAAAAATGAAGTAGAAAAAAGAAGTATTGATATAGAGAGAATAGCAGCAGGATGTGAAGGCTCTAAGAGAACTACTGGTCAACACCCAGGAGGTATACTAGTGGTCCCTAATGATATGGATATTTTTGATTTCACGCCATATCAATTCCCGGCGGATGATGAAACGAGTCCATGGCGAACTACTCACTTCGATTTCCACTCTATTCATGATAATATCTTAAAATTCGATATACTTGGGCACGATGATCCGACTATGATAAGAAAACTTCAAGATTTATCAGGAATAGATCCTAAAACAATAGATGTATCTGATCCTGAAGTAATGGGAATTTTTTCAACAGTTGAGGCACTAGGTGTAACTCGAGATCAAGTAGATTCAGCGAGTGGAACTTTTGGAATACCTGAATTTGGAACAAACTTTGTTATTCAAATGTTAGATGATACGAAGCCGACTACATATTCAGAGTTAGTTCAGATTTCTGGATTATCTCATGGTACCGATGTTTGGTTAGGTAATGCGCAAGAATTAATCAAAAATGGTACATGTGAACTTAAAGATGTAATCGGATGTCGTGACGATATCATGGTATATTTAATTCATGCAGGACTAGAAGAAGGTTTATCTTTCAAAATAATGGAAAGTGTTAGGAAAGGTAAAGGTCTTACAGAAGATTTTGAAAAAGCGATGATAGACAATAATGTACCAGAGTGGTATATTGATTCATGTAAAAAAATCAAATATATGTTCCCTAAAGCCCACGCCTGTGCATACGTATTAATGGCCTTAAGAATTGCATGGTTTAAAGTTCATCAACCGCTTACTTATTATTGTGCATATTACTCAGTTAGAGCGAGTGATTTTGATATTATAACGGTTGTTAAGGGAGCAGAAACACTAAAAGCAAAAATTAAAGAAATAAAAACTACAGATAAGAATGAATTATCGAATAAAGATAAAGATGCTCTAGTAAGTTATGAAATTGCAAATGAGATGATGGAGAGAGGATTTACATTCTCAAAAGTTGATTTAGAAAAATCAGCAAGCCATGATTATATCATTGAAGGAAATACTCTGATTCCACCATTTTCAATAGTTCCAGGTCTTGGAGATAACGTAGCGAATAAAATAGTTCAAGCGAGAGAAGAGAAAGCCTTTCTTTCAATTGAAGATTTTTCAAAACGAGGAAGTGTTTCATCTACAGTAGTAGAGTATCTAAGAGAGATGGGGACATTAAAAGGATTACCTGAAAAAGCCCAATTATCTTTCTTTGATGAATTGTAA